One Panicum virgatum strain AP13 chromosome 3N, P.virgatum_v5, whole genome shotgun sequence DNA segment encodes these proteins:
- the LOC120667857 gene encoding cytochrome P450 94B3-like — MEMERCSYMLPLVASCFFFLCSFFHALLATRKRRSGDVCCGPRHAPRSHPVLGCLVEFYRNRRRLLDWYTGLLAASPSQTVVVERLGARRTVVTANPANVEHLLKANFGNYPKGNPFTEVLGDLLGGGIFNADGEPWGAQRKLVSHEFTARALREQVGAALEAEARARLLPAFDAAAASGGEVDVQELLRQFEFNVICRVSLGADPGDETALPLSRLAAAFDAAAAIIARRGAAPVATVWKAKRALGVGSERRLREEVEVIHEAITELVRRERKKNRSRDDLVSRMAAAGYGDEAIRDMVISFIMAGRDTTSSALTWFFWLMTRHRDVEDEVLGELESASRAFGRDGVGVDLDVSRRMRVLHAALCETMRLHPPLAWDSKHAAEADVLPDGTRVERGDRVTYFPYGMGRMEAIWGADAGEFRPRRWLAPPQDEGVSPFKFPVSQGGPRTCLGKEMAFLQMKFVASAVLRRFELQAVDEGRSPVFVPLLTAHMAGGLKVTVRRRTRQQKGTCEATAAMRS; from the coding sequence ATGGAGATGGAGCGCTGCAGCTACATGCTACCTCTTGtggcttcttgcttcttcttcctctgctccttcTTCCATGCTCTGCTTgcaacaagaaaaagaagaagtggCGACGTTTGTTGTGGGCCTCGCCATGCGCCGAGGAGCCACCCAGTGCTGGGCTGCCTGGTGGAGTTCTACCGGAACCGGCGCCGGCTGCTGGACTGGTACACCGGCCTCCTCGCGGCGTCACCGTCGCAGACGGTCGTGGTGGAGCGGCTCGGCGCGCGCCGCACCGTGGTGACCGCGAACCCGGCGAACGTGGAGCACCTTCTCAAGGCGAACTTTGGGAACTACCCCAAGGGGAATCCGTTCACGGAGGTGCTCGGCGAcctgctcggcggcggcatctTCAACGCCGACGGCGAGCCGTGGGGCGCGCAGCGGAAGCTCGTCAGCCACGAGTTCACGGCGCGGGCGCTCAGGGAGCAGGTGGGCGCGGcgctggaggcggaggcgcgcgcgcggctctTGCCGGCGTTcgacgcggccgcggcgagcggcggggagGTCGACGTGCAGGAGCTCCTGAGGCAGTTCGAGTTCAACGTCATCTGCCGGGTGTCGCTCGGCGCGGACCCCGGCGACGAGACGGCATTGCCGCTGTcgaggctggcggcggcgttcgacgccgcggccgcgatcATCGCCAGGCGGGGCGCCGCGCCGGTGGCCACCGTGTGGAAGGCCAAGCGCGCGCTGGGCGTCGGCTCGGAGCGGCGCCtgcgggaggaggtggaggtgatACACGAAGCCATCACGGAGCTCGTCCGCCGCGAAAGGAAGAAGAACCGGTCCCGCGACGACCTGGTCTCCCGGATGGCCGCGGCGGGGTACGGCGACGAGGCGATCCGCGACATGGTGATCAGCTTCATCATGGCCGGCCGCGACACGACGTCGTCGGCGCTGACGTGGTTCTTCTGGCTCATGACGCGCCACCGCGACGTCGAGGACGAGGTGCTCGGAGAGCTCGAGTCGGCGTCGCGCGCGTTCGGCCgcgacggcgtcggcgtcgaccTCGACGTCTCCCGGAGGATGCGCGTGCTCCACGCCGCGCTCTGCGAGACCATGCGGCTGCACCCGCCGTTGGCGTGGGACTCGAAGCACGCGGCAGAGGCGGACGTGCTCCCGGACGGCACGCGCGTGGAGCGCGGCGACCGCGTCACCTACTTCCCCTACGGCATGGGCAGGATGgaggcgatctggggcgccgacgccggcgagttcaggccgcggcggtggctggcgccgccgcaggaCGAGGGCGTGTCGCCGTTCAAGTTCCCGGTTTCCCAGGGCGGGCCCCGGACGTGCCTCGGCAAGGAGATGGCGTTCCTGCAGATGAAGTTCGTCGCCAGCGCCGTGCTCCGCCGGTTCGAGCTCCAGGCGGTGGACGAGGGCCGCTCGCCGGTGTTCGTGCCGCTGCTCACCGCGCACATGGCCGGCGGCCTCAAGGTGAcggtgaggaggaggacgaggcagcAGAAAGGCACGTGCGAGGCAACAGCGGCCATGAGGTCCTAG